Proteins from a genomic interval of Danio rerio strain Tuebingen ecotype United States chromosome 4, GRCz12tu, whole genome shotgun sequence:
- the LOC137491199 gene encoding uncharacterized protein → MAFIKEESEDVKIEETFTVKQEDLQEQTNLIEENERKEEEHYVKIEEKTNLQTDGILKRRDKNCFTCTQCGKILASKSKLKIHMIIHTGEKPFTCTQCGRSFNRSSHLNHHKRIHTGEKPIRCTQCGKSFSQSSNFNLHMRIHTGEKPFTCTQCGKSFRQASSLNKHMRTHTGEKPFTCTQCGKSFNRSSTLNQHIRIHTGEKPIPCTQCGKSFRQSSSLYKHMRIHTGEKPFTCTQCGKSFSQSSNFNLHMRIHTGEKPIRCTQCGKSFHQSSSLYKHMRIHTGEKPFTCTQCGKSFRQASSLNKHMRIHTGEKPFTCTQCGISFNCSSYLKQHMRIHTGEKPFTCTQCGRSFNRSSHLNHHMRIHTGEKPFTCTQCGKSFNRSSNLNQHIRIHTGEKPITCTLCGKSFRQSSSLSKHMRTHTGEKPFTCTQCGKSFSQSSNFNLHMRIHTGEKPFTCTQCGKSFRQASSLNKHTRTHTGEKPFTCTQCGKSFNRSSHLNQHIRIHTGEKPITCTQCGKSFRQSSSLYKHMRIHTGEKPFTCS, encoded by the coding sequence acctaattgaagagaatgagaggaaagaggaggaacattatgtcaaaattgaggaaaaaactaatttacagactgatggtattttgaaaaggagagacaagaattgtttcacctgcactcagtgtggaaagattttggcaagcaaaagcaaacttaagattcacatgataatccacactggagagaaaccattcacttgcactcagtgtgggaggagtttcaaccgctcatcacaccttaatcaccacaagaggatccacactggagagaaaccaataaggtgcactcagtgtgggaagagtttcagccaatcatcaaactttaatctacacatgaggatccacactggagagaaaccatttacgtgcactcagtgtgggaagagtttccgccaagcatcatcacttaataaacacatgaggacccacacaggagagaaaccatttacttgcactcagtgtgggaagagtttcaaccgctcatcaacccttaatcaacacataaggatccacactggagagaaaccaataccgtgcactcagtgtggaaagagttttcgccaatcatcatccctttataaacacatgaggatccacactggagagaaaccattcacatgcactcagtgtgggaagagtttcagccaatcatcaaactttaatctacacatgaggatccacactggagagaaaccaataaggtgcactcagtgtgggaagagttttcaccaatcatcatccctttataaacacatgaggatccacactggagagaaaccattcacatgcactcagtgtgggaagagtttccgccaagcatcatcacttaataaacacatgaggatccacactggagagaaaccattcacatgcactcagtgtggaataagttttaactgctcatcataccttaaacaacacatgaggatccacactggagagaaaccattcacttgcactcagtgtgggaggagtttcaaccgctcatcacaccttaatcaccacatgaggatccacactggagagaaaccatttacttgcactcagtgtgggaagagtttcaaccgctcatcaaaccttaatcaacacataaggatccacactggagagaaaccaataacgtgcactctgtgtgggaagagttttcgccaatcatcatccctttctaaacacatgaggacccacactggagagaaaccatttacttgcactcagtgtgggaagagtttcagccaatcatcaaactttaatctacacatgaggatccacactggagagaaaccatttacgtgcactcagtgtgggaagagtttccgccaagcatcatcacttaataaacacacgaggacccacactggagagaaaccatttacttgcactcagtgtgggaagagtttcaaccgctcatcacaccttaatcaacacataaggatccacactggagagaaaccaataacgtgcactcagtgtgggaagagttttcgccaatcatcatccctttataaacacatgaggatccacactggagagaaaccattcacttgctcttaa